From the genome of Pelobates fuscus isolate aPelFus1 chromosome 6, aPelFus1.pri, whole genome shotgun sequence, one region includes:
- the CDKN2AIP gene encoding CDKN2A-interacting protein isoform X2, with protein sequence MLGTGLLGGLSWLSVWERVSVSILGSGESLGLQPPATEEIRPPYPDPAAAPPAMAAEDEVSEFLGQSPDTASWVESLRGECESDKLWGYRREFILRNLSDYCGDRLPPLENNNQDLDRLLSYSMVWVNHVFTGCRYPSPVMEKALNMADNIKVNDAPVHTIRDDLVSKKG encoded by the exons ATGCTGGGGACGGGTTTGCTGGGCGGACTCTCTTGGCTGAGTGTCTGGGAGAGGGTTTCCGTTTCTATTCTCGGTAGTGGAGAGTCGCTCGGTTTACAGCCACCGGCCACCGAGGAGATCCGGCCGCCTTACCCCGATCCGGCCGCGGCCCCGCCGGCCATGGCTGCTGAGGACGAGGTGTCGGAGTTCCTGGGTCAGAGCCCGGACACGGCCAGCTGGGTGGAGAGCCTCCGCGGGGAGTGCGAGTCGGACAAGCTGTGGGGCTACCGGAGAGAGTTCATCCTCCGCAACCTGAGCGACTACTGCGGGGACCGGCTGCCCCCCCTGGAGAACAACAACCAGGACCTGGACCGCCTGCTCTCATACTCCATGGTCTGGGTCAACCACGTGTTCACCGGCTGCCG TTATCCTTCTCCAGTTATGGAAAAAGCCCTTAATATGGCAGACAATATTAAGGTGAATGATGCGCCAGTCCATACAATTCGAGATGATCTGGTTTCCAAG